Proteins encoded within one genomic window of Camelina sativa cultivar DH55 chromosome 19, Cs, whole genome shotgun sequence:
- the LOC104766787 gene encoding CRIB domain-containing protein RIC6, which produces MQLAMSSSKMKSLLKGLRYISQVFESEKEEEIQIGNPTDVKHVAHIGWDGPSANATAPSWMTEFKTGEGFEACEGGGEDDSSVKCTSEYGGRSKDLPKLPKSTRKTVSEKGSPTKEKSSDKTKRRSSNKGTSSSSRRPKEASEQEDLSSWPRGLPEIPKKSRRKKKSTKETVNGGSSRSTRRYDVDNMSEYMSDTGSVRSMPQFDNRDDF; this is translated from the exons ATGCAACTCGCAATGTCAAGCTCCAAGATGAAAAGCCTCTTAAAAGGGCTCCGATACATTTCTCAAGTATTTG aaagtgaaaaagaagaagaaatacaaaTCGGAAATCCAACGGATGTAAAGCATGTTGCACATATCGGTTGGGATGGACCATCCGCTAATGCCACCGCACCAAGCTgg ATGACTGAGTTCAAAACTGGCGAGGGGTTCGAGGCCTGTGAAGGAGGGGGAGAAGACGATTCCTCCGTGAAATGTACGTCGGAATATGGTGGCCGGTCCAAAGATTTACCAAAACTACCAAAATCTACGAGGAAAACAGTGTCGGAGAAAGGTTCTCCGACAAAGGAAAAATCATCGGACAAAACTAAACGCCGGTCTTCGAACAAAGGCACATCGTCATCGTCAAGGAGACCAAAGGAAGCGTCTGAGCAAGAAGACCTTTCTTCATGGCCTCGTGGATTACCGGAAATTCCAAAGAAgtcgaggaggaagaagaagtcgaCGAAAGAAACCGTTAACGGAGGTTCATCAAGATCGACAAGAAGATATGATGTGGACAACATGTCGGAATATATGTCTGATACTGGTTCGGTGAGATCTATGCCACAATTCGACAATAGAgatgatttttga